In Mongoliitalea daihaiensis, one DNA window encodes the following:
- a CDS encoding sigma-54-dependent transcriptional regulator, translated as MEATQLGKILIIDDNEDLLFAAKMLLKKHAKEVSIEKDPRRIPFLINNNSFDVILLDMNFTEDTTSGKEGFHWLKTIKEIDPQAVVILITAFGDVEMAVQALKEGATDFILKPWQNEKLLATLTSASRLKESYNQVDKLSKKQKQLQSDLKKPYEDIIGTSASMKNIFSIIDKVAQTDANILILGENGTGKELIARAIHERSLRRDEIFVGVDMGAITETLFESELFGHKRGSFTDAKEDRAGRFEIADQGTLFLDEIGNLSMPLQSKLLTVLQKREVTRIGTNKSIPVDIRLICATNMPLHEMVMDNTFRQDLLYRINTVEIFLPPLRERLDDIPILANHFLKIYSAKYRKQFDGFTASAMQLLQGYSWPGNIRELQHAIERAIIMADGSELDARDFFFLSAKPVNERVAAQATFNLDEVEKTTIQKVIDKNGGNISKAAKELGLTRASLYRRLEKYGL; from the coding sequence ATGGAAGCTACCCAACTAGGCAAAATTCTAATCATAGATGACAACGAGGACTTACTTTTTGCTGCTAAAATGCTCTTGAAAAAACACGCGAAAGAAGTCAGCATAGAAAAAGATCCCCGACGCATCCCTTTCTTGATCAATAACAATTCATTTGACGTGATTTTATTGGATATGAACTTTACCGAAGATACCACCTCGGGCAAGGAAGGATTCCACTGGCTCAAAACGATTAAAGAAATCGACCCACAAGCGGTCGTAATTTTGATCACCGCATTTGGAGATGTAGAAATGGCCGTACAAGCACTGAAAGAAGGAGCAACAGACTTCATTCTCAAGCCTTGGCAAAATGAAAAGCTATTAGCTACGCTGACTTCTGCCAGCCGTTTGAAGGAAAGCTACAACCAAGTAGACAAACTCTCCAAGAAACAAAAACAGCTGCAATCAGACTTAAAGAAACCATATGAGGACATCATAGGAACTTCTGCTTCCATGAAAAATATCTTCTCCATCATTGACAAGGTAGCACAAACGGATGCCAATATCTTGATTTTGGGAGAAAACGGGACCGGTAAAGAATTGATCGCACGGGCCATTCATGAGCGTTCACTGCGCAGGGATGAGATATTTGTTGGGGTTGACATGGGGGCCATTACAGAAACCCTTTTCGAAAGTGAGCTCTTCGGCCACAAGCGCGGTTCGTTTACAGATGCAAAAGAAGATCGAGCAGGAAGGTTTGAGATTGCTGATCAAGGTACACTTTTCTTGGACGAAATAGGGAATTTGAGTATGCCATTGCAATCCAAGCTTTTGACGGTCTTACAAAAACGAGAGGTTACCCGCATAGGAACCAATAAATCCATCCCTGTGGATATTCGCCTCATCTGCGCTACCAACATGCCTTTGCATGAAATGGTCATGGATAATACTTTCCGACAAGATTTACTTTACCGAATCAATACTGTCGAAATCTTTCTCCCTCCCTTGAGAGAACGTTTGGATGATATTCCCATCTTGGCAAACCATTTTTTGAAAATTTACAGCGCCAAATACCGGAAGCAATTCGATGGATTTACCGCTTCTGCTATGCAGCTTCTACAAGGCTATAGCTGGCCTGGCAATATCCGTGAATTGCAGCATGCTATCGAGCGGGCCATCATCATGGCTGATGGAAGCGAATTGGACGCACGAGATTTCTTTTTCCTTTCAGCCAAACCTGTCAATGAGCGGGTCGCTGCACAGGCTACATTTAATTTGGACGAAGTAGAAAAAACAACCATCCAAAAAGTGATTGATAAAAATGGCGGGAATATTTCTAAAGCTGCCAAAGAATTGGGGTTGACTCGTGCATCCCTCTACAGAAGACTCGAAAAATATGGATTATAA
- a CDS encoding sensor histidine kinase → MDYKVGLLGRIVLLALSIFFLSLFITKGSSVFGISLFIIVVVAQIIFLIKYAESSFQKVRLFLNNIKQDNYTNVYPVKFDGTETDDLHIEFNAILAKLKEDQAEKEANYQYFRSVFQHLSIGLMTFDESGNVQIINTAAKRLLNIQQLNHIGEIGSINKELSQAINQLRTGGSELIKIAHPDGIIQLSVYAIELVMRGHKFKLVSLQNIQSELEEKEMEAWQGLIKVLTHEIMNSMSPISSLASTIKSDIAAKLDVEQTADLLELEEYQMALNTIEKRSEGLINFVSDFRNLAHIPVPKFQTIQLSSLFDQLTTLLQHSFDEYQIQVIKRVEPSELILFADPMLIEQVLINLIQNAIQAMEESVTRVLTLDAFIDENGKIIIEISDSGKGIEEDALSKIFIPFFTTKKKGSGIGLSLSKQIIRRHKGNIQVKSDLGTGSTFKLIFNG, encoded by the coding sequence ATGGATTATAAAGTAGGCTTATTGGGCAGGATTGTATTGCTTGCCCTCTCTATCTTTTTCTTAAGCTTGTTCATCACCAAAGGATCAAGTGTATTTGGTATTTCCCTCTTCATCATCGTAGTCGTGGCCCAAATCATCTTTTTGATCAAATATGCAGAAAGCTCCTTTCAAAAGGTGCGCTTGTTTCTCAACAATATCAAACAGGATAACTACACCAATGTCTATCCGGTGAAATTTGATGGCACAGAAACTGACGATCTCCACATCGAGTTCAATGCTATCCTTGCCAAACTAAAGGAAGACCAAGCCGAAAAAGAAGCCAATTACCAATATTTTCGTTCGGTTTTCCAGCATTTAAGCATAGGCCTGATGACCTTTGATGAATCAGGCAATGTACAGATCATCAATACTGCGGCTAAGCGGCTCCTGAATATTCAGCAATTGAATCATATCGGAGAGATCGGATCCATCAACAAAGAGCTCAGCCAAGCCATCAATCAGTTGAGAACCGGAGGCTCGGAACTCATTAAAATTGCACACCCAGATGGCATCATCCAGCTTTCCGTCTATGCTATCGAACTGGTGATGAGAGGCCATAAGTTCAAGTTGGTCTCCCTTCAGAATATCCAAAGCGAATTGGAGGAAAAAGAAATGGAAGCTTGGCAAGGGCTTATCAAAGTGTTGACGCACGAAATCATGAATAGTATGTCGCCGATTTCATCCCTTGCCTCCACCATCAAGTCAGATATTGCCGCTAAATTGGATGTTGAACAAACCGCAGATCTCTTAGAATTGGAGGAATATCAGATGGCTCTCAACACCATTGAAAAAAGAAGTGAAGGATTGATTAATTTTGTTTCGGATTTCAGAAACTTAGCCCATATTCCGGTGCCTAAATTTCAAACGATCCAGCTATCCTCTTTATTTGATCAATTGACTACCCTGCTGCAGCATAGCTTTGACGAATATCAGATTCAGGTTATCAAGCGTGTAGAACCTTCTGAATTAATACTCTTTGCTGATCCCATGCTCATAGAGCAGGTTTTGATCAATTTGATTCAAAATGCCATTCAAGCGATGGAGGAGTCTGTCACCAGGGTGCTTACATTGGATGCTTTCATCGATGAAAACGGGAAAATTATTATCGAAATTTCAGATTCGGGCAAAGGAATAGAGGAAGATGCTCTATCAAAAATTTTCATCCCCTTCTTTACCACTAAGAAGAAGGGTTCGGGTATTGGTTTGAGTCTTTCCAAGCAGATCATCCGAAGACACAAGGGAAACATTCAAGTGAAGTCTGACTTAGGTACGGGCAGTACTTTCAAACTGATTTTCAATGGTTAA
- a CDS encoding lipocalin-like domain-containing protein: MRVVALLLLVSCFACSQDDKEPEFSILGYWNLSVMQNAVEGIEMNEPLFQERYIFNDDGTFIKFSTRLGGDVRNINLPVQSFGKYSFVESAEASFENLFQVELLYETNPQIAGSCLPEFEFLVFDNARKLKNVAWASCDGPVLIYTRK, encoded by the coding sequence ATGAGAGTAGTGGCCTTGTTGCTGTTGGTGAGCTGCTTTGCTTGCAGTCAGGATGATAAGGAGCCTGAATTCAGTATTTTAGGCTATTGGAATTTATCTGTAATGCAAAATGCGGTGGAAGGTATCGAAATGAATGAGCCTTTGTTTCAAGAGCGTTATATTTTTAATGATGATGGTACTTTTATCAAATTTTCAACCCGCTTGGGTGGTGATGTACGCAATATCAATCTACCTGTACAATCCTTTGGGAAGTATTCATTTGTAGAGTCAGCTGAAGCCTCTTTTGAAAATTTGTTTCAAGTGGAATTACTTTATGAGACCAACCCTCAGATCGCAGGTTCTTGTTTGCCTGAGTTTGAATTTTTGGTATTTGATAATGCCCGTAAACTAAAAAATGTGGCTTGGGCTTCATGTGATGGCCCCGTGCTAATCTATACGAGAAAATAA
- a CDS encoding UDP-2,3-diacylglucosamine diphosphatase, with translation MKTHFKTIVVSDIHLGTKGSKAKEIARFLKLYSCENLILNGDIIDGWQLKKSGSWKRKHTRFFNRMLKMIEQDNTRVYYLRGNHDDFLDQILPLQIGNLSIQQDMIYESCGKKYFITHGDMFDSVTTHLRWIAYLGDIGYTFLLWLNRQVNYYRRKKGLPYYSLSQYIKGKVKTAVSYIDSYEEELARFAHSKGCDGIICGHIHKAENRMIDGICYLNSGDWVESMSALAEDHEGNWQLIYYNEIDFKSKESKVVVPEPINLAEDTYKIVAFNSLGTDLKKYTLKGSS, from the coding sequence TTGAAAACCCACTTCAAAACAATCGTAGTCTCAGACATACACTTGGGGACAAAAGGCTCAAAAGCGAAGGAAATTGCACGTTTTTTAAAGCTTTACTCTTGTGAAAATCTGATTTTAAATGGTGATATCATCGACGGATGGCAGCTGAAAAAATCAGGCTCTTGGAAGCGCAAACACACACGGTTTTTTAATCGCATGCTTAAAATGATAGAACAGGATAACACCAGGGTGTACTATCTACGCGGCAATCATGATGATTTTTTGGATCAGATACTGCCCTTACAAATTGGTAACTTATCCATTCAGCAAGATATGATTTATGAAAGCTGTGGAAAAAAATACTTCATCACCCACGGAGATATGTTTGACAGTGTGACGACTCATTTGCGTTGGATTGCCTACTTGGGTGATATTGGCTACACATTTTTGCTTTGGCTCAACCGACAGGTCAACTACTATCGAAGAAAAAAAGGTCTGCCCTATTACTCCCTCAGCCAATATATCAAAGGAAAAGTCAAAACAGCAGTCTCTTACATTGATTCCTATGAAGAAGAGTTGGCTCGATTTGCCCATTCTAAGGGATGTGATGGCATTATCTGCGGGCATATACACAAAGCCGAAAATAGAATGATTGACGGGATATGCTATCTCAATTCAGGTGACTGGGTAGAAAGCATGAGTGCCTTAGCAGAAGACCATGAAGGAAATTGGCAACTGATTTACTACAATGAAATCGACTTCAAATCCAAGGAGTCAAAAGTAGTAGTTCCTGAACCGATCAACCTTGCAGAAGATACCTATAAAATTGTTGCATTCAATTCGTTGGGAACTGATTTAAAAAAATATACATTGAAAGGAAGCTCATGA
- a CDS encoding glycosyltransferase family protein — MFLVQGEGRGHMTQALSLSEILISEGHAVVAVGIGKSKRRKIPEFFTQGIHCPIIGFESPNFVCDQEQKKILLWETLIFNFAHTKTYYQSLKTINTMVETYQPDVIINFYELLGGLHQLIFRPKQRYWVIGHQYLTAHQEFPFAKGKILHKELFQLNTFVTAIRAEKLLALSFRPLPPCKNRKVIVLPPLLRKQLFDLSPREEDFILAYMVNPGYAKELTEQAKLHPEIKIEAFWDNKSYTASYQVLPNLIFHPINDLLFLQKMSACKAYITTAGFESVCEAMYLGKPVFMVPVKGQYEQACNAIDAEIAGAGIAHDGFDLTLLANYLRIHQSRQIAHQTWIGQSREMISKQFLGERDRSFVES, encoded by the coding sequence ATGTTTTTGGTACAAGGTGAAGGGCGTGGACACATGACCCAAGCTCTGAGCCTCTCTGAAATACTCATTTCGGAAGGACATGCGGTCGTGGCTGTAGGTATTGGGAAAAGTAAGCGAAGAAAAATACCTGAATTTTTTACCCAAGGCATCCATTGCCCAATCATCGGCTTTGAAAGTCCCAACTTTGTATGCGATCAAGAACAAAAGAAAATCCTTCTTTGGGAAACTCTCATTTTCAATTTTGCTCATACAAAAACCTATTATCAAAGTTTGAAGACCATCAACACGATGGTTGAAACCTATCAGCCTGATGTGATCATTAATTTTTATGAATTACTCGGCGGATTGCATCAACTGATATTTCGTCCCAAACAGCGTTATTGGGTAATCGGGCATCAATACTTAACAGCACACCAAGAATTCCCTTTTGCAAAAGGAAAAATATTACACAAAGAACTATTTCAACTCAATACATTCGTAACGGCCATCAGAGCCGAAAAATTACTAGCCCTTTCATTTAGACCCTTACCGCCCTGCAAAAACAGAAAGGTCATCGTCTTACCTCCACTTTTGCGCAAACAGCTTTTTGACTTAAGCCCTAGAGAAGAAGACTTTATCTTGGCATACATGGTCAATCCCGGGTACGCTAAAGAACTGACCGAACAAGCAAAACTCCATCCAGAAATAAAGATTGAGGCATTTTGGGACAACAAATCATATACTGCAAGCTATCAAGTGTTGCCAAACCTTATTTTTCATCCCATCAACGATCTTCTTTTCCTTCAAAAAATGAGTGCTTGTAAGGCCTATATTACAACTGCTGGATTTGAGTCCGTCTGTGAAGCGATGTATTTAGGAAAGCCTGTATTCATGGTGCCTGTAAAAGGACAATACGAACAAGCTTGCAATGCAATTGATGCCGAAATTGCCGGGGCGGGAATAGCGCACGATGGTTTTGATCTCACTCTCCTGGCAAACTACCTGAGAATCCACCAAAGTAGACAAATAGCCCATCAAACATGGATCGGACAAAGTAGGGAAATGATTAGTAAGCAGTTTCTTGGAGAAAGAGACAGGTCATTTGTAGAAAGTTAA
- a CDS encoding MGH1-like glycoside hydrolase domain-containing protein, which yields MNIEKERLREDKERIKHWKKWGPYLTERQWGTVREDYSPNGDAWNNVTHEEARSKAYRWGEEGIGGVSDYRQKICIAWAFWNGKDPFIKERLFGLTGPQGNHGEDVKELYYYLDSTPTHSYMKMLYKYPQAEFPYKQLYEVNAKRGKLDPEFELMDTGIFDNDEYFDIFLEYAKEDAEDISFFATIHNRGAEDAPLVVMPTIWFRKTWFTGHEPFMPKISKQSVDELKAFSPKSGNYFFTFEGEPEFKFCDNETNRMRLYSIPNEKEYLKDAINDYVIKGYVQHLNPNNYGTKAAAIYRLNIPAGGSVRIKFRMTHQKQAECLEDCERILATRKQEADDFYNEIQSRVKSEDHRLIQRQAFAGMMWGKQFYYYNVERWLEGDPGRYSPPKERKKGRNTSWRHMHNYDIISMPDKWEYPWYAVWDSAFHCIPISRIDPDFAKNQLTLFLNDWYIHPNGQIPAYEWNFSDVNPPVHAYAVSRVFHIDKKMKGKGDFEFLERCFHKLMINFTWWVNQKDSDGKNIFQGGFLGLDNISVIDRSHADRFGGKLEQADATSWMAMFSLNMLRISLDLCEFNKTYQYSSIKFLEHFLHIAGAMNNISGENISLWDEKEQFFFDIFHLPGKEPKVMKLKSIVGIIPLFAVESIRIDLFDDLPDFKKRLEFFLKEKPKLAALVSSWIQPGHEKRRLFALLRGHRMKSILHKMLDKDEFLSEYGIRSMSKYHEKHPFSLRINKEVQTVRYTPGESDTLMFGGNSNWRGPIWFPINHLIIESLRKFDHYYGGEFSIEYPTGSGKYLTMDLIARELSLRCIKIFEKDEQGYRPVFGKHKKFQEDPHFRDYVLFYEYFHGDNGAGLGASHQTGWTGLVAEMIHKYYKSDKKKEEEENAETLFRL from the coding sequence ATGAATATAGAAAAAGAAAGGCTTAGGGAAGACAAGGAACGAATTAAGCATTGGAAAAAATGGGGGCCTTATCTGACAGAAAGACAATGGGGCACTGTAAGAGAAGACTACAGTCCAAATGGGGATGCATGGAATAATGTAACCCATGAAGAAGCACGAAGTAAAGCCTATCGCTGGGGCGAAGAAGGTATAGGAGGGGTATCAGATTACAGACAAAAAATATGCATTGCCTGGGCTTTTTGGAATGGAAAAGATCCTTTCATAAAGGAGCGCCTTTTTGGATTAACAGGACCACAGGGTAATCATGGGGAGGATGTAAAAGAACTTTATTACTATTTGGACTCCACTCCTACCCATAGTTATATGAAGATGCTATACAAGTATCCTCAAGCTGAATTTCCATATAAGCAACTCTATGAGGTCAATGCCAAACGAGGCAAACTGGACCCAGAATTTGAGTTGATGGATACGGGTATTTTTGATAATGATGAGTATTTTGACATTTTCCTAGAATATGCCAAAGAAGATGCGGAAGACATTTCTTTTTTTGCCACAATCCATAACAGAGGTGCAGAAGATGCCCCTTTGGTGGTGATGCCTACTATTTGGTTTCGAAAAACATGGTTTACCGGTCATGAACCTTTTATGCCGAAAATTTCAAAACAAAGCGTTGATGAACTGAAGGCTTTCAGCCCTAAAAGCGGTAACTATTTTTTCACATTTGAAGGGGAGCCCGAGTTTAAGTTTTGTGACAATGAAACCAATCGAATGCGATTGTACAGTATCCCTAATGAAAAAGAATACCTCAAAGACGCGATCAATGACTATGTAATCAAAGGTTACGTACAACATCTCAATCCTAATAATTACGGAACTAAAGCAGCTGCCATCTACCGTTTAAACATTCCAGCAGGAGGAAGTGTGCGCATCAAATTTCGTATGACACATCAAAAACAAGCAGAATGCTTGGAAGATTGTGAACGAATTTTAGCTACCCGAAAACAAGAGGCTGACGATTTTTACAATGAAATCCAGTCGCGGGTGAAATCCGAAGACCATCGATTGATTCAGCGTCAGGCTTTTGCAGGCATGATGTGGGGCAAGCAGTTTTACTACTATAATGTAGAGCGTTGGCTGGAAGGAGACCCCGGTAGATACTCCCCTCCAAAAGAGCGAAAAAAAGGGAGAAATACCTCTTGGAGGCACATGCACAACTATGATATTATTTCCATGCCTGATAAATGGGAATATCCTTGGTATGCTGTCTGGGATTCTGCTTTTCACTGTATCCCAATTTCAAGAATAGATCCTGATTTTGCCAAAAATCAATTGACGCTATTTTTAAACGATTGGTATATACATCCCAATGGTCAGATTCCTGCCTATGAATGGAATTTTTCTGATGTAAACCCTCCCGTGCACGCCTATGCGGTATCCCGTGTATTTCACATCGATAAAAAAATGAAAGGAAAAGGAGATTTTGAGTTTTTGGAACGCTGTTTCCACAAGCTTATGATCAACTTCACTTGGTGGGTCAATCAAAAAGATTCGGATGGGAAAAATATTTTCCAAGGGGGGTTTTTGGGCTTAGATAACATCTCCGTCATTGACCGAAGCCATGCGGATCGTTTTGGCGGAAAACTCGAACAAGCGGATGCTACATCCTGGATGGCCATGTTTAGCTTAAATATGTTGCGAATATCCTTGGATTTATGTGAGTTCAATAAAACTTATCAATATTCGTCCATCAAATTCTTGGAGCATTTTCTTCACATTGCAGGAGCGATGAATAATATTTCAGGAGAAAACATTAGTCTTTGGGATGAAAAAGAACAGTTTTTCTTTGATATTTTTCATTTACCTGGAAAAGAGCCGAAAGTGATGAAGCTTAAATCCATTGTAGGCATCATTCCATTATTTGCTGTAGAATCTATTCGGATAGACCTCTTTGACGACCTCCCAGATTTCAAAAAGCGATTAGAGTTTTTCTTAAAAGAAAAACCCAAACTTGCAGCCTTGGTATCAAGCTGGATACAACCGGGTCATGAGAAAAGAAGACTGTTTGCCCTATTGAGGGGGCATAGAATGAAGAGTATCTTACACAAGATGTTGGATAAGGACGAGTTTTTAAGTGAGTATGGTATTCGATCCATGTCAAAATACCATGAAAAGCACCCTTTCTCCCTAAGAATCAATAAAGAAGTTCAAACAGTCCGATATACTCCTGGAGAATCCGATACATTAATGTTTGGCGGAAATAGCAATTGGCGAGGTCCTATTTGGTTCCCTATTAATCATTTGATCATTGAATCGTTGAGAAAATTTGATCATTACTACGGAGGTGAATTTTCTATAGAATACCCTACAGGTTCGGGCAAATACCTTACAATGGATCTTATTGCAAGGGAGCTATCCTTACGCTGCATCAAAATATTTGAAAAAGATGAACAGGGCTACAGGCCTGTGTTTGGTAAACATAAAAAATTCCAAGAGGATCCACACTTCAGAGACTATGTGCTCTTTTATGAATACTTCCACGGAGATAATGGCGCAGGATTAGGTGCCTCTCATCAAACAGGCTGGACTGGTCTAGTAGCAGAAATGATCCATAAATATTATAAATCAGATAAAAAGAAAGAGGAAGAGGAAAATGCTGAGACCCTTTTTAGACTCTAG
- a CDS encoding ribonuclease HII yields the protein MLRPFLDSRRMEAGCDEVGRGCLSGPVVAAAVILPPDYANEFINDSKKLSKRNREDLITEIKQHALSWAVAEASVEEIDEINILNASFLAMNRAVEALQITPEFLLIDGNRFKTKLDIPYECIIKGDAQFASIAAASILAKVYRDKLMVRLASEFPGYDWEHNAGYPTPKHRAGIQALGLTPWHRKTFKQLPDQLELFKNA from the coding sequence ATGCTGAGACCCTTTTTAGACTCTAGGCGAATGGAAGCAGGCTGTGATGAAGTGGGGAGAGGATGCCTCAGTGGTCCCGTAGTGGCTGCTGCTGTTATTCTTCCCCCTGATTACGCCAATGAATTTATCAATGATTCCAAAAAGCTCAGTAAGCGTAATCGAGAAGATTTGATTACTGAAATCAAACAACATGCACTTAGTTGGGCAGTAGCAGAAGCTTCCGTGGAAGAAATTGATGAAATCAACATTTTGAATGCTTCTTTTTTGGCCATGAACCGAGCTGTGGAAGCTCTTCAGATTACACCAGAATTTCTCCTCATAGATGGCAATCGATTTAAAACCAAGCTTGACATTCCCTATGAATGCATCATTAAAGGGGACGCCCAATTCGCTAGCATTGCTGCTGCCTCCATTTTGGCAAAGGTTTATAGGGATAAACTCATGGTTCGGCTTGCCTCGGAGTTTCCTGGCTATGACTGGGAACATAATGCAGGCTATCCTACACCCAAACACAGGGCGGGGATTCAAGCGCTCGGGTTGACCCCTTGGCACCGCAAAACTTTCAAACAGCTCCCTGATCAATTGGAGCTTTTCAAAAACGCATAA
- a CDS encoding DsrE family protein: MKNLIVFFFLSFLLAYPVVAQRQALDPIVKGFGKVYEIPEATELPNSDQKFNIIIDLVSAAENPAQINRMVDNIARMINLHGIGGVQATQLQVKVAVHGGAIYSILNDEFYRKLYGVNNPNLPVYEALKDAGVEFYICGQSLLARDMQSSDMWDGAEMALSMLTTLTKYVPQGYMLMRF; encoded by the coding sequence ATGAAAAATCTGATAGTCTTTTTTTTTCTCAGCTTCCTTTTGGCTTATCCTGTTGTGGCACAGCGTCAGGCATTAGATCCTATTGTCAAGGGGTTTGGCAAAGTTTATGAAATTCCCGAAGCGACCGAGTTGCCCAACTCGGATCAAAAATTTAATATCATCATTGATTTGGTGTCAGCAGCCGAAAATCCTGCTCAAATCAACCGAATGGTAGATAACATTGCTCGAATGATCAATCTACATGGCATAGGAGGGGTACAGGCTACTCAATTACAGGTGAAAGTAGCTGTTCACGGTGGTGCCATATACAGCATCTTGAATGATGAATTTTATAGGAAGCTTTATGGGGTAAATAACCCTAATTTACCTGTATATGAAGCTTTAAAAGATGCAGGAGTAGAGTTTTATATTTGTGGTCAATCGTTGCTTGCAAGAGATATGCAGTCCTCCGATATGTGGGATGGAGCAGAGATGGCTCTATCTATGCTCACTACTTTAACCAAGTACGTTCCGCAGGGCTATATGCTTATGCGTTTTTGA
- a CDS encoding bifunctional 5,10-methylenetetrahydrofolate dehydrogenase/5,10-methenyltetrahydrofolate cyclohydrolase — translation MITIIDGKKTSEEIKSEIATRVKEIVDAGGKKPHLAAVLVGNDGASQTYVGAKVKACDQVGFDSTLVRLEETISEEELLTVVEDINQNPAIDGLIVQLPLPKHISVEKVTNKIKPEKDVDGFTPANVGRMTLGWPAYVAATPYGIVELLKRYQIETSGKHCVVIGRSHIVGSPMSILMARNEYPGNCTVTLTHSRTKNLPEIAKTADILIVALGKPEFVTADMVKEGAVVIDVGIHRVDDSSKKSGFRLIGDVKFDEVSQKASAITPVPGGVGPMTIASLLFNTLLAAEGKVYGN, via the coding sequence ATGATTACCATCATCGACGGAAAAAAAACCTCGGAAGAAATCAAATCAGAAATTGCGACTCGGGTAAAGGAAATTGTGGATGCGGGCGGAAAAAAACCGCATTTAGCAGCGGTGTTGGTAGGAAATGATGGGGCGAGTCAGACCTATGTAGGTGCTAAAGTAAAAGCTTGCGATCAAGTTGGTTTTGATTCTACATTAGTTCGTTTGGAAGAAACTATTTCAGAAGAGGAGCTTTTGACAGTCGTAGAAGATATCAACCAAAATCCTGCGATTGATGGGTTGATCGTCCAGCTGCCTTTGCCAAAGCATATCTCTGTAGAAAAGGTCACTAATAAAATCAAGCCGGAAAAGGATGTAGATGGTTTTACACCTGCCAATGTGGGAAGAATGACTTTGGGATGGCCTGCATATGTAGCAGCTACTCCCTATGGGATTGTGGAGTTATTGAAGCGGTATCAAATAGAAACCTCTGGTAAACATTGTGTGGTTATTGGAAGAAGTCATATTGTTGGTTCTCCAATGAGTATTTTGATGGCACGAAATGAATACCCTGGCAACTGTACAGTAACTTTAACACATAGTAGAACAAAGAATCTGCCTGAAATAGCCAAAACGGCTGATATTTTGATTGTGGCTTTAGGTAAACCTGAGTTTGTCACCGCTGATATGGTGAAGGAAGGAGCAGTAGTGATCGATGTTGGAATTCACCGAGTAGATGATTCAAGTAAGAAATCAGGATTTAGATTGATAGGGGATGTGAAGTTTGATGAAGTATCTCAAAAGGCATCTGCCATCACGCCCGTTCCGGGAGGTGTAGGTCCGATGACGATAGCTTCTCTCCTGTTTAACACATTATTGGCTGCAGAAGGAAAAGTCTACGGAAATTAA
- a CDS encoding four helix bundle protein → MSKEFNLEERLIDYAVSIIHLSDSLPKSKAGGHLGGQLLRSGTSPALNYGEAQSSESRKDFIHKFRVILKELRESLICIKIIRKSKLACDNQTLNFLFKESNE, encoded by the coding sequence ATGTCGAAAGAATTTAATCTTGAAGAAAGACTGATTGATTATGCTGTGTCTATCATACATTTGTCAGATTCCTTGCCAAAATCCAAAGCAGGAGGGCATTTAGGAGGACAATTGTTAAGATCGGGTACTTCTCCCGCTCTGAATTATGGTGAAGCTCAAAGCAGTGAGTCTAGAAAAGATTTTATTCATAAGTTTAGAGTAATTCTAAAAGAATTAAGGGAGTCTTTAATTTGTATAAAAATCATTCGTAAGTCTAAGTTAGCATGTGATAACCAAACGCTTAACTTCTTATTCAAAGAGTCAAATGAGTAA